The Natribaculum luteum genome contains the following window.
CGAGGCGCCCGAGGCGTCGGTCGTCGCGGCGGTCTTCTCGGCCGTCCTCACCGTCTTGCTGTACCGGTCGTTTCGCAAGCCGCGGTCGATCCGCGCGAAACCGCAGTTCACCAGGCAGAACCTCCGGCAGCGACGCGAGGAAGAGTAGGTCACGACGCTCGTGGCGTGGGCGTGATCCGTCTGACTCGAGCACGCGGGAGAGCGTCGGGCCGGCCGCGTGACTCACCGAACGCGAGCGACTAGCGAGGCACTTTTCACCCCGTACTTCTGGCACGCGTTCGTCGCCTGGTCTGAGGTGAACTCGTACTGGTCGTTGTTCCGGACCTCCTGGAGTTCGAACCCGGCGTCTTCGATCGTGGCCGTGTAGCGATCGATCTGTTCGGCTCCACCGATACACGCCGCCCAGAGATCCGCGTCGGTCTTGATGCTCTCTGGCAGTTGGCGCTCGCTGATGACGTCCGAGAGGACGAGTCGCCCATCCCCGGTGAGCACGCGACCGGCCTCTTCGAACACCCGCCGCTTGTTCGGCGAGAGGTTGATGACGCCGTTCGAGATCACGACGTCGAACGACCCGTCTTCGAACGGCAGTTCCTCGACGTACCCTCGCTCGAAGGAGACGGTGGACATTCCCGCCTCGTCTCGCAACGCCCGGGCCTTCTCGAGCTGTTCGTCGGTCATGTCCAGCCCGATCACGCTCCCGGTCTCGCCCGCGTACAGCGCCGCGACGAAGGCGTCCGTCCCCGACCCGCTCCCCAGGTCGAGCACGTCGTCGCCCTCCTGGACGTCGGCGAGGTCGAAGTGGTAGCCGACGCCGGCGAACGACGCCGTGGCGTCCGTCGGGACCCGGTCGAGTTCGGCCGGCTGATAGCCCAGCCGTTCTGCCAGCTCGCGTCCCGTCTCGAAGTGAAACTCCTCGGTCGGCGTCTCGGCGACGTCCCGGTAGATGTTCTTGACCTCCCGCTCGAGTTTCCTGGTGTCGAGTGAATCGTTCATCGGCACTCCGGTCAGTCGTCGCCCGCTACTTCCGCGGGCGTGTTCACGGTCAGGTGGACGTCCTGGTTGCGCGAGACGAGCGTGTAGACGGGGGCGCGTCGTGCCCACTCGTCGATCATGTCCGGGTCGAGTCCGTCGGCTTCGATTTCGACCTCCGCGGTCGTGTTCTCGAAGACGGTGCCGGCCTCCTCGAGGTCCGCGAGGCTGAAGAGGACGCCCGGGTCGAAGTCGGTCCGAACTCGCGTCTGGAGGTGCTCGACGTCGACGCCGCTGGCGACGGCGTTGACGGTGATG
Protein-coding sequences here:
- a CDS encoding methyltransferase domain-containing protein gives rise to the protein MNDSLDTRKLEREVKNIYRDVAETPTEEFHFETGRELAERLGYQPAELDRVPTDATASFAGVGYHFDLADVQEGDDVLDLGSGSGTDAFVAALYAGETGSVIGLDMTDEQLEKARALRDEAGMSTVSFERGYVEELPFEDGSFDVVISNGVINLSPNKRRVFEEAGRVLTGDGRLVLSDVISERQLPESIKTDADLWAACIGGAEQIDRYTATIEDAGFELQEVRNNDQYEFTSDQATNACQKYGVKSASLVARVR